The genomic DNA AGCCAGGTGGCAATCACCCGGGCCATGGCAAGTCGTGCGGTGATGAAGCTGTCGTGAAAGTGGCGTTCAGGCCTGGAGCGGCTGCGCGTGGGCTTCACCCGCCCCTCGGGCCGAGGGGGGGAAATGCCGCGCGCGTTCGGCGATGATGAACGCGTAGCAGCACAGGGCGACGGAGACGTGGTGGTGCCAACCTGGAAAGCGCCGACCCTCGTAATGGTCGAGCCCGAGCTCTCCCTTCAAGTCCTCGTAGACGCGCTCGGTTCGCCAGCGCTGCATGACAAGACGGATGAGCTGTTTCTTGCTCATGCGCTCTGGCACTGAAACAAGGAAATAGTTGGCCGGCTCGGACTCACCTTCGCGCCATTCAATGAGCAGCCAGAGCGGTTCTTGTTGGCTTTTGGGAACTCCCGCGGCAATCACACGGCGCAAGGCGAAACGCGCCCAGAGCGGCTCACGGGTTCCGCTGCGCCAGGTGCAGCGTCGAAAGCCTCCGTGCTCGTGCAGGTGCGAAGCCATGTCCTTGACGCTCATCGCCTCGCCCTGGGGGCGCCCCTCGTCGTCGAGGAGGCAAACGGCCGTTTGGGGGTCTACACCCACTGCATAATGCAGCCCCAAGGAGCGCACCTGTGCGCGGAACTCACTGGAGGAGCCATACGCGGAGTCCGCCAGGGCGACTCCCTTGGGAACACCGTCCGCTATCGCCCGACGAATCATCTGCACAGCCAACTGGGGTTTTGTCTTGAACGTCACCTCCTCGGGGATTCGGGCCTCCTGACGACGAACGGAGTCATTGGCCCAGGACTCGGGCAGGTACAGCTCGAAGTCGATGGGGAGGTGCTCGGTGCGGGTGGCGAGGCTGAGGCTGACGCCAATCTGGCAGTTGGTGATTTTGCCCGCCGAGCCGGTGTATTGCCGCTGCACGCCCACCGAATGCTTGCCTTGCTTGAGAAAGCCGGTGTCGTCGACAATCCATGCCTCGATGGGCTCGCGCTGCGTCATGGCGCCAAGGGCATAGCCAGTGGCCTCTCGGCGAACCTCCCGATCGCTCCAGCGGGAGTTGACAGCGAAGTGAAGCAGGCGCTGGTGCATGGCCTCGGTCTTGTCGGGGTCGGGGCAGGCCCGCGCGGCAATGGGCTCGACGCTCTTGCGCTCGCCCTCCCCCAGGAGGCCCATGGCATAAAGGGCAAAGGAACCTCGGCGACTGTCCCCGCCCAAGACGTCGCCAATCTTTTGGAAATACGCCTCGAGTCGTTCAATCCCCTGGGCGTCCATGAAGGTGCGCATCATCTGGCTCACTGAATGGGCTTCACTCCCCAAGCAATACGCACCGGCCGACTTTCGCGGTAGGGGTCCACACCTGACTTCCAAGACCAGGCGAGCAGACAGGCCCCTCCTTCACCTCCTGCT from Melittangium boletus DSM 14713 includes the following:
- a CDS encoding IS701 family transposase, with protein sequence MDAQGIERLEAYFQKIGDVLGGDSRRGSFALYAMGLLGEGERKSVEPIAARACPDPDKTEAMHQRLLHFAVNSRWSDREVRREATGYALGAMTQREPIEAWIVDDTGFLKQGKHSVGVQRQYTGSAGKITNCQIGVSLSLATRTEHLPIDFELYLPESWANDSVRRQEARIPEEVTFKTKPQLAVQMIRRAIADGVPKGVALADSAYGSSSEFRAQVRSLGLHYAVGVDPQTAVCLLDDEGRPQGEAMSVKDMASHLHEHGGFRRCTWRSGTREPLWARFALRRVIAAGVPKSQQEPLWLLIEWREGESEPANYFLVSVPERMSKKQLIRLVMQRWRTERVYEDLKGELGLDHYEGRRFPGWHHHVSVALCCYAFIIAERARHFPPSARGAGEAHAQPLQA